CTCGTCATAGAGCTGGTCGAACGAGCGAATATTCTCCAGACGGCAACGCCTTACTTGCATGTGGGCACCTCGACGAAACTGCGGTAGTGGTCGACCGTAACCTGACGGCGGCCATCGCTGCTGAACAATAGCCGCTTGGCACCGCGTTTGCCGCCCTTGAAATCGAGATCGGCTTCGCGCCATTTGCCTGGCGGCAGCTGGCCCTCGCGGTTGCCGAAGCGGTCGCCGCCGATACTCTTGCCGCCAAGCCCCGGCACCGACCACAGATCGCGCCCAGGCCGCCAGCCGGCATCACGCGCCTGGTTCTTGGTCACGAACTTGGCAGGCAGCTGGCGATTGCCGCTGGCGTTCAGGCTATCCAGCATCTCGGCCAGCTCCGTCTGGTTGACGGCCGGGCGCAGCGTTTGATTCAGGCGCCCGACAACCTCGCCGCAACTCGCGGCAGCGGCCGGCAGCGACAGCAGCCACAAGGGCAGGCTCAACAACAGCACACGACGCATTG
This Chitinivorax sp. PXF-14 DNA region includes the following protein-coding sequences:
- a CDS encoding ribonuclease domain-containing protein, whose protein sequence is MRRVLLLSLPLWLLSLPAAAASCGEVVGRLNQTLRPAVNQTELAEMLDSLNASGNRQLPAKFVTKNQARDAGWRPGRDLWSVPGLGGKSIGGDRFGNREGQLPPGKWREADLDFKGGKRGAKRLLFSSDGRRQVTVDHYRSFVEVPTCK